Part of the Nitrospira sp. genome is shown below.
CGGTGGCGGCGGGGACGGAGCGCCTGCCGTCTCAACCTCCTCAAGCTCGGCACTCCCGACAGCCTCACTCGCATGGAATCCGATACAGGGTTCGTCGATAGTCGGATACTACGTCCATTACGGACGGCAATCTCCCGGGCAGTCGGGCTCTTGTTCGTATGAAGCGGCCCAATTTGTCGAGGCACCGAACGCCACGATTTCCGATCTCCAACCCAACACCCGTTATTTCTTTGCGGTCAGTGCCTACAACGGCCTGGAAAGCGCCT
Proteins encoded:
- a CDS encoding fibronectin type III domain-containing protein, translated to MRTLSTGTLLTAYMLLTGCGGGGDGAPAVSTSSSSALPTASLAWNPIQGSSIVGYYVHYGRQSPGQSGSCSYEAAQFVEAPNATISDLQPNTRYFFAVSAYNGLESACSSEVSTVTPSSQA